One genomic segment of Brevibacillus laterosporus LMG 15441 includes these proteins:
- the zapA gene encoding cell division protein ZapA — MQEDGKNRLSVEIYGQQYRLSGKASSSHMRMVARYVDDKMKEIAQGNFRLDTAKIAVLSSVNIADEYFRLRQEYEELLRLLQEDASKMPSNDKHTT, encoded by the coding sequence GTGCAGGAAGATGGGAAAAATCGTTTATCAGTCGAAATCTATGGTCAGCAGTATCGCCTGAGCGGGAAGGCTAGTAGTAGCCACATGCGGATGGTAGCCAGATATGTTGACGATAAAATGAAAGAAATCGCACAGGGGAACTTTCGGCTAGATACGGCTAAAATTGCTGTATTAAGCTCAGTAAACATTGCTGACGAATATTTCCGGTTGCGACAGGAGTATGAGGAGTTGCTCAGACTGCTCCAGGAAGATGCCAGTAAAATGCCTTCAAATGATAAACATACAACATAG
- a CDS encoding phage holin family protein: MSFMRHVIRFIVAAIVLMFVGFLVPGFAVNGFWTALLAAVVIALIGWGVESIFGDKISPYNRGIVGFIVSAIVIYLTQFLVPGFRVTVLGALLAALVIGIIDLFIPIKNKMDMRNGD; encoded by the coding sequence ATGAGTTTTATGCGTCACGTTATTCGCTTTATCGTTGCTGCAATTGTTCTGATGTTCGTTGGCTTCCTGGTACCGGGCTTTGCCGTAAATGGTTTCTGGACTGCCTTGCTTGCAGCAGTTGTTATTGCCCTTATTGGTTGGGGTGTCGAAAGCATTTTTGGTGATAAAATCTCTCCCTATAATCGTGGGATTGTCGGTTTCATCGTAAGTGCTATCGTCATTTACCTAACACAATTTTTGGTACCGGGTTTCCGCGTTACTGTGCTTGGCGCCTTGCTTGCTGCTTTGGTCATCGGTATTATTGACTTGTTTATCCCAATTAAAAATAAGATGGATATGCGCAACGGTGACTAA